TTGCAGGCCCAACTTGATCTTAACGAGATCTCTGAAAGGtttcaatctggttttaaatCCAGACTGAAATtaaatcagaccaggagtgacatgtttagccgcatgttctccttaaattgctggctgtctgagtggtgtcccagaaatgatgtgggcttcatagataattggcaaaccttctggaggaaacctggtgttgttaggagagacggcatccatcccactttggatggagcagctctcatttctagaaatatggacaaatttattaaaccccccaaaatatgactatccagagttgggaccaggaagcagagttgcagtcttacacgcctctctgcagcttctctcctcctgctacccccccaaaaacccatctccatagagactgtgtcagcttccaaaaagacaaaaaacaaactaaaaaccagcaacaaacaacttaaacataaacaattacaaagaaagaacaataaagtatccacatctgaaccaaagagtaaaacagtgaaatgtggattattaaatattaggtctctctcctccaagtctctgttagtacatgacttgataattgatcaacaaattgatttactctgccttacagaaacctggttgcagcaggatgattatgttagtttaaatgaatcaacacccccgagtcattctaactaccagaaacctcgaagcacaggccgagggggaggtgtggcagcaatttttcacaccagcctattaatcaaccaaagacccagacagacttttaattcatttgaaagcctgatgcttagcctcgtccaccccagctgtaaaactcagaaaccagtcttacttgttatcatctatcgtccacctgggccttacacagagtttctgtctgatttctcagactttttatctgatttagttctgagctcagataaaataattattgtgggtgattttaacatccatgtagatgctaaaaatgacagcctcaacatggcatttaatctgttattagactcaattagtttctctcaaaatgtaaaagaacccacccaccactttaatcacactctagatcttgttttaacatatggcatagaaactgaacatttaacagtgtttcctgaaaaccctctgctgtctgatcatttcctgatattACCGTGGAAGCACTAGCTGGTAGTCAGGCTGTACATGTGTCCTTGTGGAGTTGAAAATAATCCACTTGtacttgaaaaaacaaacaaacatgcaaacatttgTTTCCACAGTCTTGAATTACAGTAATCCGTCTGAATGTTCCTGTACACTGACATATtgtggtggaccactagagggctccactcacacccagtgtcGAGaaagtgtgttgttgtgttttttggcgCAATGTAtggagctgacctctgaccaccacccgttgcctactggtggtggtcagagggcccggtggcgccagtgtccggcagcctcgcctctgtcagtgcgccccagggtggctgtggttacaatgtagctgccatcaccagtgtgtgaatgagtgtgtgaatgggtgaatgtagtgtaaagcagtttggggtccatagggactaagtaaagcactatacatactaatacaggccatttaccattttaccatatACAGGTGGAGTCAAAGTAGTGAAAAACAGCCAGTTCTACCAATAAATCATGAAAAGTAAGGTTTAAATTTTTGGTGAAAAATGTGTTCATGACAATGCAGACTGTACGTTGCTAGTATGTAGCTTCCTAGATTTTATACTTAAGGCACATAATTATTCATTTTACAGGCTGTACAGCACATGAAAAAATTTTTATTTGACTGTAATATTTAATTATGTGGGATAAATAGGGTTAGATAGGGTTAAATAAGAAATTTAAAGAGTATGCTTATATAAAACAAATTCATACTTACtccattttatgtattttaaacatatttaataGATATTACAGAATGCAGATGGATATGTGAAAAGAAATGGCTTTGATTTTGCCTTCTTAAGTAAATTTCTCTAGATCAGCccctgcagcacaaaccagggCAAAGTTCAAGCATTACGGAAGTTTCATTTCTCATATATTATATTGATTATACTCATATTTGATTAGAAGTTTATATATAATGAACTATTAGCAGAATCGCATAGAGATATATTGTTATAGCACTCTGTGTTACTTTAACCATGAAAAGGCTGGATAGTTGTCCGTTATTTCACTCTTGGATGGAGATAAGCTGGGGGATGTCAATCTCTTTGACATGTTATATGAAACCATATTTGTCAATACATCCACCAGCAGTGATGGAAGTGACATCATCAATTCAGATCTGTCAGCACACGAAGAAGCAGTTACGGATCTCTGACACAAACAAAAGGTGTGTTCGTGTTACACCATGCATCGTTGACATAATCCTGTCCTGTAAAAACGgttcaaaataaagaagaaTAGAAATAAAATCAGAGGTCTGTGCagtaaatgttttcttcttttctaatgtaaaagaaaaaaacagttctGTTAAAGACCTAAGATTACatgattttaatttgaattaaaataaaaatggatttCAAAAATGAACCCAGATTCAGTTTGTACCTCCATTGTTTATCGTCATACAATCTTCTCTTCCTTTATAATCATTTGGCTCTCCTTTGGCCCAGTTTGGGAAGTCAAACTGGGAACCATCACTCCACATCCACATAGTTTcctgaaagaataaagtttgaGGTCTagggagcttggaaagaaaagcatttaaGTTGCTTAAATGCTTGAAagaaagcaacttaaagaagtccaaacacttttctttccaagctccttagactacgatgaccggGATGACTGAGAACCCTCACAGAAATAAAATTAGAGGTTCACTTTGTTCTGATGTACTTTGGTGCATTTATGCTGAGAGTGCAGACAAGAGACCTCTACACTTCATGTCTGCTGCCAGCAGATACTCACTAGTAGCTCAAAGACAAATCTCAGTTAACACAAAGAAGAACACGACTAAGTCTTATATACAAAACACAGACCTGGATTTGACAAAATTATAAAATTTGAATCAAACTGATGAATATGAAGAGAAACATATGAAAtatcagaaacagctgcagctcATCCTCTTTATCTGTGAAACACTTACAGTCTCTCTGTCGTTGCCTCCAACCCAAGCTGTCGGATACGACCCTGCTGCTGTGCGAGTGAGCTCTCTGATGAAGGTGTACTCAGCTGTGCTGTGGAATGAGGCCAGATTTCCACCGAGTGTCTGACAGGAACTctgaggaggaagatgaggtGCACAGAAGATGAAAAGTGTGAGAATGCATTTAAAATCAGTCAAAGACAGAAAGTCTTTATATCATCAGTGATGCAGcgacagctgctgttatttccTGATGTACCTCAGCATCAGTCCAGGTCTTCATGCTGCtgttaaagatgaaacagcgaCCTCCAAACCAAGT
This region of Maylandia zebra isolate NMK-2024a linkage group LG20, Mzebra_GT3a, whole genome shotgun sequence genomic DNA includes:
- the LOC101463695 gene encoding ladderlectin, producing the protein MEYFTKMCNWQNSCTVEAPSLVDPCHGTYEYLEVFFTCQDASCPSGWTWFGGRCFIFNSSMKTWTDAESSCQTLGGNLASFHSTAEYTFIRELTRTAAGSYPTAWVGGNDRETETMWMWSDGSQFDFPNWAKGEPNDYKGREDCMTINNGGQDYVNDAWCNTNTPFVCVRDP